In one Phyllostomus discolor isolate MPI-MPIP mPhyDis1 chromosome 8, mPhyDis1.pri.v3, whole genome shotgun sequence genomic region, the following are encoded:
- the LOC118502272 gene encoding uncharacterized protein LOC118502272 → MARAAAGLQRSPRPPSGRGAHGSGADSSQLASASRLSGIHFWALLPKPVRETERSPFGGSGWGAAGRAVRAVRGPQGFSVPTASPAKGSGGGGRRAASRTLEPPLPATGLEPTSYAGPRSARPLGRDRCSPGVWVGPFYPLFQGGGEEARLGGSRGKRRGVVRPRAGPGTVRILTLPKWGAASRALGSWQGSLPGQRSLPVLRPSCSSAEVPANAKVGNCFPGAFTAAAAAPRPGQGALSAIALQTTARLTERSPSSSAQFQQLASTSTSTPGPAPRDIMCQSHGLPENLEQDFPGRRFLLRCVRTSSETQPCRPVPSAASDRTPPLEALRAPRVVEGTLRTWSSTRVRVLKVCLKSPLPPPGARGTAKGIGNQKSSLENNTDQE, encoded by the exons ATGGCCCGCGCCGCCGCTGGGCTGCAGCGCTCCCCGCGGCCCCCTTCCGGCCGCGGAGCTCACGGCTCCGGCGCAGACAGCTCACAGCTCGCCTCGGCCTCGCGGCTCAGCGGCATCCACTTCTGGGCTCTCCTCCCGAAGCCCGTCCGAGAAACGGAACGCAGTCCCTTCGGGGGCTCCGGCTGGGGAGCGGCAGGGAGGGCAGTGCGCGCCGTGAGAGGACCGCAGGGCTTCTCGGTGCCGACCGCTTCTCCCGCGAAAGGCAGTGGTGGCGGCGGGCGAAGAGCCGCGTCCCGGACGCTCGAGCCTCCGCTGCCCGCGACGGGTCTCGAACCGACGTCTTACGCAGGGCCCAGGAGCGCACGCCCGCTAGGCCGAGACCGCTGCTCTCCGGGGGTGTGGGTGGGCCCCTTCTACCCGCTCTTTCAGGGGGGCGGCGAGGAAGCGAGGTTGGGGGGCTCTCGGGGGAAGAGGCGGGGCGTAGTCCGGCCCCGTGCAGGTCCAGGCACTGTCCGGATCCTCACTCTGCCAAAGTGGGGCGCCGCGTCCCGGGCGCTCGGGTCCTGGCAGGGCAGCCTCCCGGGCCAGCGCTCGCTCCCAGTCCTCCGACCCTCCTGTTCCTCGGCGGAGGTGCCTG CTAATGCAAAGGTTGGAAATTGCTTTCCAGGCGCGTTTACAGCGGCTGCGGCTGCTCCTCGTCCGGGGCAGGGAGCTCTGTCGGCGATCGCTCTGCAAACCACCGCTCGCCTTACAGAGCGATCCCCCTCCAGCTCCGCACAATTTCAGCAACtggcctccacctccacctccactccAGGACCCGCCCCCCGTGATATCATGTGTCAATCACACGGGCTGCCCGAAAACCTGGAACAGGATTTCCCCGGCCGTCGTTTCCTCCTTCGTTGCGTGCGCACCAGCTCGGAAACGCAGCCGTGCAGACCCGTGCCGTCAGCAGCCTCTGACCGGACGCCGCCGCTGGAAGCGCTGCGAGCGCCGCGCGTCGTGGAAGGAACCCTGCGGACGTGGTCCTCGACCC GTGTTCGCGTGCTGAAGGTGTGCTTGAaatcccccctcccgcccccaggagCCCGGGGCACCGCTAAGGGCATCGGCAACCAGAAATCGTCACTAGAAAACAACACAGACCAAGAATGA